From the Candidatus Bathyarchaeia archaeon genome, one window contains:
- a CDS encoding Glu/Leu/Phe/Val dehydrogenase: protein MEKSYSALDTALEQLRIAAEKLELDPGLHEMLKYPKRTLMVSVSIKMDDGSIKTFLGCRVQHNDARGPFKGGIRYHPNVTLDEVTALAMWMTWKCAVVDIPYGGAKGGVCCNPKEMSKGELERLTRRYTSLILDLIGPYRDVPAPDVYTDAQTMAWIMDTYSQFKGYSVPECVTGKPLSVGGSEGRAEATSLGVMFCVREAAKILGFKMNEARVVIQGFGSVGWNAAKIAYDWGCKIIGVSDSSGGIYCKDGLNP from the coding sequence ATAGCCGCAGAAAAACTCGAACTTGACCCTGGGCTACATGAGATGCTAAAATATCCAAAAAGGACGCTCATGGTTTCGGTAAGCATTAAGATGGACGACGGATCCATCAAGACTTTTTTGGGGTGCCGTGTCCAACATAACGATGCGAGGGGACCTTTTAAGGGCGGCATAAGATACCATCCAAACGTAACCTTGGACGAAGTTACCGCCCTTGCCATGTGGATGACTTGGAAATGCGCCGTTGTTGATATCCCATATGGAGGAGCCAAAGGAGGAGTTTGCTGCAACCCTAAAGAGATGTCTAAAGGCGAATTAGAACGGCTGACAAGACGGTACACAAGCCTAATTCTGGACCTAATTGGACCGTATCGTGATGTGCCAGCGCCTGATGTTTACACAGACGCGCAGACAATGGCTTGGATCATGGATACTTACAGCCAATTTAAAGGTTACAGTGTTCCAGAATGTGTTACCGGAAAACCTTTAAGTGTTGGAGGTTCTGAAGGGAGGGCTGAAGCAACTTCTCTTGGTGTAATGTTTTGTGTAAGGGAAGCCGCTAAAATCCTCGGTTTTAAAATGAATGAAGCGAGGGTTGTTATTCAAGGGTTTGGGAGTGTAGGGTGGAACGCCGCAAAAATAGCCTATGATTGGGGATGTAAAATAATAGGCGTAAGCGACTCCAGCGGAGGAATCTATTGTAAAGATGGGTTAAACCCGTA